One genomic region from bacterium encodes:
- the groES gene encoding co-chaperone GroES, producing the protein MKVRPLGDRVLVKPLETGEKKKGGIIIPDTAKEKPQEGKVIAVGKGKITEQGKTLPLDVKVGDRILFGKYSGNEIKIDDEDYLIVREEDILGIIE; encoded by the coding sequence ATGAAGGTTAGACCGCTGGGTGATCGGGTGCTGGTGAAACCTTTGGAAACAGGAGAAAAGAAAAAGGGCGGAATTATTATTCCTGACACTGCTAAAGAAAAACCTCAGGAAGGTAAAGTTATTGCAGTGGGAAAAGGTAAGATTACTGAACAAGGGAAAACGCTTCCCCTGGACGTCAAAGTAGGGGATAGAATACTTTTCGGTAAGTATTCTGGTAATGAAATAAAGATAGATGATGAAGACTACCTAATTGTAAGGGAAGAAGATATCCTGGGAATCATTGAATAA